The genomic interval ACTTCATTTCATCGTTAATGTGCTCACCCAGAGACGAAACAATCATAATTTGACGCTCATTGACGCGATCTAAACAGCTACCCACTTCACGAATAGAGCCTACTTCAGCCATTAAATGTACACAGCCAGGGGCTTTTGACTCAGGGTTTGGATGCGGCACTTCAGCGGTTGGGCCACCCCAGCTCCATAGCGCTAAGCTGTGATGACGTGGATTACAGTGCATAAAATAGATTTTACCCATGCCTGCATCGCCGCCCATATCGGTGATATCGGTATCTTTAAAGCCTAACTGCTGATAAAACGCATGACAGCCCTCAAAATCAGTAGGTGCATGCAGTACAACATGACCCAGACCCATATCGCTGCCGTCATCGGCTGTTACGATGAATTTTTCAACATCTAAGGGTGATTCAAAACCCACTGAATCTTCAATATCCGACCAGTAAAACTCTAATTGATTGCCTGATGGGTCGGCAGAACGCGCCAATGCTTTTACGGCACGCGCTGATAAGGTGTCTGCATCGCTAATCACTTCAACCGGCGCATCGAGTGTTTTGAGCGTTGCTAGCACAGCATCAAAACCTTCCGCAGAGCCACAATCAAAGCCTGCAAGTTGCAAGAAGTCGGCAGGACCTTCAACAATTTGATAGCGAAACGGACGAGCGTCATCCATTTTCAAATAAACTGAGCCATTGTCAGGCATTGAAGTCGACTTCATGAAACCGCACACATTGGTGCCATAGTCTTCCCATTTTGCTAAATCTGTAGATGAAACTACTACATAACCTAGATTTTTAACGCTCATTAGGTTCTCCTTTACGGGTCGTCATTGTGAATTCGCCATCAGGGCGCTGCAGATTGGAACTGAGCCAGCGTAGCAAAAAAACCCTGCACAGCTTAGAATGTTAAGCTTTATTATTCGGGGATGCATAATGAATCAGCTTGTTGCTAAAATCAAGCCAGAAAGTCTAGCGCTATTATGCATCGCCGCTGCCATTATTGTGATTTGCAGT from Pseudomonadales bacterium carries:
- a CDS encoding VOC family protein → MSVKNLGYVVVSSTDLAKWEDYGTNVCGFMKSTSMPDNGSVYLKMDDARPFRYQIVEGPADFLQLAGFDCGSAEGFDAVLATLKTLDAPVEVISDADTLSARAVKALARSADPSGNQLEFYWSDIEDSVGFESPLDVEKFIVTADDGSDMGLGHVVLHAPTDFEGCHAFYQQLGFKDTDITDMGGDAGMGKIYFMHCNPRHHSLALWSWGGPTAEVPHPNPESKAPGCVHLMAEVGSIREVGSCLDRVNERQIMIVSSLGEHINDEMKSFYMLTPGNFALEFGYEGMQVGEDWQTTHNTEASIWGHKWQG